The segment TTCGCCATACCCATGAGATCGACGCCCGCGACCAGCACCGTCGGCGTCCCGTATCCGATACTAGGATCGTCTACCGGCAGCTGCGATACATCTACCAAAGTGTACTGATTCTCCAGGCCAAGATTCTTGAGCGCTGCCTCCAAGTTCTTGAGCATGAGCGGCGCATTGGGACAGCCCTCCGCCGTCAACAATTGGATTCTCTTCCTGTCATTTAGAATTTTGCCCAGTTCCTTGTGCAGCTTTTCGCCGTTCAGCAGTCTCTCGTCCCGGCCGTAAAGGCCGAGCTGGTGCATCCAGTAGTCGGGCATTGGCGCATTGTCCTTCCACTTTGCCTCGCGGTTGAAAAGGAAGTATATGTCCCAAGCCACCGGATGTCGGGCGGGCATCTCCAGCGTCTTGCCGAAAGCTTGAGCGATCTCGCGATCGCCGTCCCAGTAAAACATGAAGCGGTCGTCGTCCCAATCTTTCAGTCGCTCGACGGCTGCGTCTCTGTTGTCCGTGCGAAGCATCGGAAGATAGACAATGAAGAACGCGATATTCTCATCGGCATACTTCTTGGCCAAGTCATCCCGCACCACACTGGCGCCGTGGATGCAAGCCCCTCAAGTCGGTGCGATTATCGCTACCACGCGCGGCTTGCCAACGGCATCGTTGAAGTCCTTCGCAAAACTGGCCGCGTCGCGCAACTCGTCCGAACCATCCGTCTGAGCACTTTGCACGTGGACAATCATAGCCGTCGCGATCATAGTTGTTAGTATCATAGATTCCTCGTGTTCGTCGGCCCGATCTTAGGACGCTGTCCGCACCGCGTGGAATGGGAACCACCCGTGTGCCGCTATTATGGCTGGGGCAACGTGCCCAACATCATCACTCGTCTTGCGGTGCCGGGCCATAACGATCCGAATAACTGCTGGCTGAGTTAGTTCCGCTTGGGGTCACAAGGTCCCAGGCCTTCTTTGCCACGCAACTTGCGTAATCAGCGTAACATCCGATGTGGAGGGAGCTGCTTTTCCAGTGGAACACGAATTTGAGCACCGGGCGTACGGTTCTGATGAGCCGTTGAGCGAGGACGAGGTCCAGGCGATCATCGAACGTTATGGCGAAGGGCAGTCCGGCGGCGACGGCCAGGCTACGGTGAAGGATGTCGCCGAGGCGCTGCACGTCGAACCGTCGGTTGTCGGGCGGATGCTGTCCGACATCCGCACCGCTGATTCATCCGAGCAGCTAAGAGAGAGACTTGAAGCGCTGGAGCAGGAGAACGCCGAACTCCGCGCTCACGCTGATCCGAGCGAGGATTCTTGGTCGGCGTTCGACTGTTGCACGCCGTGGAGCTACCGGCGCGGTCGAAAACCGCGCAGTCGCTTCCTGATCATGATTCTTATGGTCTCGCTGTTCGTGATCATTGCCCCGCTGATGAGAGCCGGACCAAGGTTTGGTCCGCTCGGGCTGATAATCTTGATTCTCGGCTGTGCGCTCTTGGTGAAGTTCCTGCGCAGCGGCCGGTCCTGAGCTGTTCAGCTTGCTTTGGCAAGTTTCAATAGCTTCCCGGCAAATCCGGGTTGATTGTAGGACGTTGTCGGCCGCGCGGTCGGACCCGCGACGGCTCGGCAGAAAGTTGGCCGACGGCTATCGCCGCCGGCCTTCGCATTTATTCGAGCGTGGTTCAGGCTTTTTCAGCCAGCATCATCTTGATCGCGGTTTCGACCTCTGTGTTTGCGAGATCGACTACGCGCACCGTGCCCTTCTTGTCGATAACGACGTAGTCCGGGAAGGAGTCACAGTTGAGCGCCTTCATCAGCTTGCCGCCGTCGAACGCGACTGGGTACTTCATGCCGTCGTTAATGACAGACTCGATGCCCTTGTCAGTATCGGGGTCGCTGTGGACGCCGATAATGACGAGCCCTTTGTCCGCGTACTTTTTGTGCAGTTCGTTAAGCTTCGGAACTGAAGCTCTGCAGGGGCCTCACCAGTAAGCCCAGAAGTCGAGAATGATGACTTTGCCCTTCATGGACTCCCACGTCGGCACCGTCGATTCCTCGCGTTTTTGCCACAACCACGAACCCCACGGCGAACTGGGCGAGTCTGATCTCGGCACGTTCATCCACTTCTCCATATCAAGCTTGGGGGGCGCTTTGCCCTCCATTGCATCTTTTGCCGCGTCTTTCTCGCCGCCGCGCTCTCTTTTCAGACCGTCGTCCGAAAGGAAGGCGGTACATGCAAAGAGCGCGACAGCTAGAGCCAATGTTTTGCTCAACATAACAGCTTCAGTATATCGGTAATATCGAGTTATGTTGGCGTGTTTAGTAGCAAGCGCGATGGTCGTGCCCGCCCTCATCGAGCGACCGAACATCATCGTGCTGTTCGCAGACGACGCGGGGTATGCGGACTTTGGCTTCACCGGCCATCCGACTATCCGCACGCCGCACTTGGACCGTCTTGCTGCTGAGGGGATGGTTTTCACGCAGTTCTACAGCGGTGCGCCGGTGTGTACGCCGAGCCGTTACGCGCTGCTGACCGGTCGCGAACCGCGTCGGTCCGGCATCGACGAAGCTGCAGTTCTGTTCCCGAAATCCCGCAAGGGAATCCACGAACGCGAGATCACTGTCGCCGAGCTTTTGCGCGAGCAGGGGTATGCCACGGCGATCTTCGGCAAGTGGCACCTCGGCGTGCCGAACGAGAACAACGGTTACGCTACGAATCGCCTGCCGCTGTCGCACGGTTTCGACGAGTATTTCGGGCTGCCTTACAGCAACGACATGATAGGGTCGAACGTTCCGCCGATTCCACTGTTGGAAGGCCCGGTCGTTCCTGGCCATGAGCGTTACAAGGGTTATCGCGTCGTTGAATTCAAACCGGATCAGAAGACCATCTGGAAGCGGTACACGGAGCACGCCGTCGACTTCGTGCGGCGAAACAGCGACCGGCCGTTCTTCCTCTACCTGCCGTTCTCGATGCCGCACATTCCGCTGCACCCTGGCGAGGATTTTGTCGAGACGTCGCGCAGGGGGAAGTACGGTGACGTGATCGAGGAGATCGACTGGAGCGTCGGCCAGATCGTCAACGAAGTGCGGCGGCTGGGGATCAGCGACAGAACGCTCGTGATTTTCACGAGCGACAACGGGCCGTGGCTGCCGTTCAAGCAAGACGGTGGCTCTGCGGGGATGTTTCGCGACGGCAAGGGAACGACTTGGGAGGGCGGGATGCACGTGCCGTGCGTCGCTTGGTGGCCGGGGGTGGTGCCAGCGAACCGCAAGAATATGGTTCCGGCCTCGGTGCTGGACTTGCTGCCGACCGCTGCCGAGCTGAGCGGCGCGGCTTTGCCCAGCGATCGCGTGATCGACGGGCGGTCGATCGTCTCTCTGCTGCGCGGCTCGGAGGAGTTTCCGGATCGGCCAATCTTCTACATGGACTCGGGCGGTAAGAAGCTGTTCGCAGTGCGCTACGGCCCTTGGAAGCTGAAGGTGAAGATGAAAAGCAACGCGACGCCTGCTCAGTTCAAGGGCAAGGAACCGCTGCTCTTCAACATCGAGATCGACCCGGGCGAGCAGTGGAACTTGGCCGACAAGCACCCCGACATCGTCCAGCAGCTGCTGAAAATGATCGAGTTTCAGGACGATTCGGTGGAAGATGAAGGTACGTTCTGGGACTAGCTTCTCATCCCTCCACACTCGCAGTGTGGAGGGATAGAAGCCCCCTTCCTCTTGCTCGGAGCGAAGCGGAGTGGAGGAGGAAAGCCCGTCCTGAGCAGATCGAGGGAGGGGTTGGGGGATGGAGGTTCCGCCCGAGCGAGACCCTACGGTACGGCCCCCTTGCCGCGATGCACCGTCCGCAGGAGTTCTTTGGGAGTGCTCCGACGAGTCGGAGCTTTCCGTAGTGGTAGCCGAAGAGTCCCGCTGGAGCAGAGCGCTTTCTCCGCCGCGACGAAAAGCGCGGACGTGTCCGCGCACTCCCAAAGACGCTTGCCCTCCGCTGCGCCGACGGTCTGGCCGAGGGTGAGGGCAATTCAACGAACCCGAACAACCCCGAACCCACGAACCCCCGAACCCCCCTACCCTTCAATCAGCTCCTTCAGCCGCAGCCCAGGTCTTGGGCGCGTGGCGACTTTAATTCCCTCCCCCGGCCCTCAAACATTCTAGGCCGCTGGCTGGCCGTAGCCGTGGTCGGGGGAGGTTAGGAGGGGGCAGAGTAGGCCTCGCGCTCTCCGCTACAAGTCCGTCGCCCTCGAAAGCCAAGGTCGCCCAGGAGGACGACCCTCCATGGGGAAGTCCAGAGTCTCGAGTTTCGGCATCTGAAATTCCGAAAGCAGGTTCCAGTTTGCAGGGTCAAGGGTCAGGGGGCAAACCCGAACTAACCCGAACAAACCCGAACCAACCCGAACCAATCCGAACCAATCCGAACCCCCCTACCCTTCAATCAGCTTCTTGAGCCGCGTCATCGCCTCGGCCCAGGTCTTGCGCGAGCCGTCGGCTTCTTCGCGGGTCTGCAGCCGCTTGTGGTGGACGTTGATACCGGACTTTCCTTTGCCTTTGTCCTCCAGCATCACGTCGATCCGCGTGACGGCGGAGAACTCCGGATCGTGGAAGTCGAACCGCAGGTCTTTGTCCTTTCTTAGCCGCAGGACTTCGTACTTTCGCTTTCCACCGGAAGTAACCGTGTCACCTTCTGACATCTTGCCGCCGGCGTCGTCCATCCACTTCTTCATCTGGTCCATCTTGGTCCAGGCGTCGTACACCTTCGACATCGGCGTGTTGAACGTCTTGGTCGAGCAGATCGAGTACCCCTCGTACAGCCCGTCCTTCTTCTTGACGTCGATGTGGCGCTCGTACTCGACTCCGATGGTCGTCGCCCACCAGATGTCCTTGCACTCCTCCTCGTAGATCGTGTAGACGACGACGCGGCGCTTCGGCCACTCGGGCCACTTCTCGTCGATCCACGCGAACCACTGCTCGAGCGTCTTGCCGGTCTGCTTCTTGCACTCGGCGTCGGTGACCGGGTGGTCCGGGGTCAGGTCGAATTTGATGGGTAAGTGATACCTTAGGCGGGAGTTCGGGAGTTCGGAGGTTCGGCTTGGTCCGGGTTGGTTTGGATTTGTCCTCGGGACTCGGGACTCGGGACTCGGGACTCGGGACTCTAGCCACCCTGTCGCGCGATAGCTTGTCGCAATTCGGTTCGCAACGCAGGTGGCAACCGGTTGTGGGTCACGAAGCCGCCGGTCAGCGCGGCGCCGGATGTGACGTAGGAAGTACCGTATTCCAGACCAGGCAAGGAGATTTTTATCGTCAGCTTTTCGCTTGGAACTACCATCACGCGCAAATAGTCGAGCTTTGAGCCGCTCTCTTGCGCCGATAGAAACGCGCTGGCGAATTGGTCTACGCTGATCAGTCCCGAGACGAGTATTCCGCCTCGGTCTAGCTTAAGAGGCTCGGCAATAAACGAGTGTCTTGTCTCATGGTTCAGTTCGATCAGAACGTCCAGCGGAATTGGACCAGAGTAGTACTGTTCGGGAACACGGATGTCGCCGGAAAAAACGTATGCAGACCATTCTCGATCGGCGTAACGGCTGACAAACCCCTCTTCGCGGAACCAGCCCCAACCTAGCGCAGATCGAACAAGGTTGCGAACGTTTTCGTCCATGGTGGCAGCGGGTGCCTTGACCGGGCCGAGCCTTGCTTCCTGACGGAATGTCTCAGGTAGCGAGGCGTAGAGTGCCAACAAACCTCCCGGCAGATCCCTCGGCGCTAGTCCAGCAAGTCGGTTCTCAAACAGGTTTGTAAGAGTATCCTCGATACCTGATACGCTGAGCCCGCCAGGGTATGTCCCAACGAGCATTGCTTCGGCTTCGAGATCGAACCAGTTGAAGCTCTTGCTCCGTCGAATCGCCTGCGAGATTGTCCGTCGGTCCCACCGGCCCTGGCGCGTGCGCTTCGGCAACTGCGGCGAGATCGACACGAAGAGGGAGTCTTCATCGAGATTGATGTCGTGCAACCAGAGTATCAAGTCGATCTCCTCACGAAGGTCCTTGGCTTGATCGTCAGAGAAGAGAGGTATGAGCTCTCCGTCATCCAGGAGCGCGACCATGTCCCAGCCCTTTAGCTCGGCGAGCTGGAGCAGCACGTCTGACTGGTGCATCCCTAGCGGCTCGTACCGTTCTAGGTCTAGGAGCGCTGTTTGCGTCCACTTCGGCAACTCGTTGAATGTATTCGAGGGTTGAGGGTACTCCCTCATCAATAGTGACTTGAAGAACGCGAGGTGTTCCGGTCTCCCGACGTACGGCACATTGGTTCCTTCGAGTTCTGGATAGGGGGGCTTGCGGTACTGCCGCAGGCTATCCTTAATCGACTCGATTCCGATCCAGGAATCGACAGGACTGGCCAATAGGCGGACTGTGAAACCGTAGTCAGCCAGCTCAACGACAAAGCCAAAGTTAGCGTTCTCCAGTTTTCCCGGCTCAACAAGTTTGAGGAAGCCGGGGAGGTACTGCTTCCCTTGGGGGACGCCAGCTCGTTCGGCAGCTTCTTGCAGCACTTCGTACTCATCGAGCATGTCATGGAGCGCAGCGACCATCGGTTTCGTAAACGGCCTTTCCAATTCGAAAGGCCGAGCGAAGTATTCGAGATCATCCTGCGCGGACATCTTGAAGATGTCGTCCTTTGAGAACGACTTCAGCACCCTGATGAGAGCCCGCCTGAGCGGGGAAAACTCGCCCAGGCTGATGTACTTTTCTCGGTCAGCTTCTCTGGTGTACTCGAGGTTGTCGATGCCGGCGAGTTGAGGGACGAGCTCTTGGACCGTCGGGTACGGCCCGAGTGGATTGTCCTCCAGGAACTTGTCGATGATCTGAAATACGGTCTCGAGCTCTTCGCGAAGGTCCTCGTCGGTCCTGTCGAGGTAACGGACTTTGCCCTCGCCGATCCAAGTCGCGTTCAACGTCTCTGCGATGCGATCGAGCGCTTCTTCTACCGGAAGATCGTCGAACCGAACGAGGAAGTAGTCCTTGTCCACCGTGCCGCGCGGCCGCAGCGTCATGCCGATCTCCTCGCCGAGCGCCCTGAGGATGACCGACGAATGGGCGCAAGGGTGGGTGAACGTGACGGTCGGCTCACCCCCGAGCGTCGCACCAATCAGTATCGCAGCAAGCATCTCCCGCCTCCTGATCTCGATTATACAGGAGTAATGGAGGGCGTCGCTCTGTCCATGCCAGAGAGCGAAGCGTAATCGGCGGCCCGGGCCGGATGCTCACGGGCTATCGCGCCGTTCGCCGTCGCGGTGCGGAGTGCCGAGTGCGAGGGTCGAGCGTCTAAGGGCAAGAGACGAATTGTCTAGTCCCAGCCGCAGATCGCGTCGTACACGCCGGATGGAGAGACGACGCAGTAAACTGATGTGTATATGTTCGTCGTCCAGTATGAAGCCCGACATTAGACGCTCCGTTATGATGGTTGTCGGTGATTTTGCCTGGCTTAGCGTCGTACAATAGAGGTGCAGATGGAGTATAGGGATCACATTACGATCGACCCGGAAGTGCGTGCTGGAAAGCCGTGCGTGAAGGGGACGCGGATCACCGTGTTTGACGTCTTCGACTATCTTGCCGGTGGAATGTCGGTGGAAGAACTGCTCAGGGAGTTTTCGCAACTGAGTGAGGAGAGCGTACGAGCCTGCTTCGCATTCGCCGCGGACCGTGAGCGCAAGATTTCGCACGGCGCCCCATGACATTTCTGTTCGACGAAAACCTCCCAGCGAGTCTATGCCGGTTGCTCGAAGACCTGTATCCGGGGAGTGTCCACGCTGCGCAAGTCGGGCTGGGCGGCGCAACGGATCGGGACGTTCAGCAGTACGCCATTGACAACGGTCATGTCGTTGCCACTAAGGACTCTGACCATGCAGAGCTTGCCCTGACTCTCTTTCAAGGGGCAAAGGTCGTTTGGATTCGACTAGGGAACTGCAACGTCTCCGGCCTGCATTTGCTGTTGAGGAATTCGCTGGCTAGCCTTGAGGCCTTAAGCGAGTCAGATGAAGTTGTTCTTGTGATACCGTAGAGATAAAGATGTCCATCGTCCAGTACGACTCTGCTTTCCAGCTTTCGCAAGACTTCTCGCCGAAGGGCGACCAGGCGAAGGCGATCGCGCAGCTGTGCGAGGGGCTGGACAACGGTTACAGATACCAAACCCTGCTGGGCGCAACCGGCACCGGCAAGACGTACACGATGGCGAGCGTCATCCAGCAGACGCAGC is part of the Armatimonadota bacterium genome and harbors:
- a CDS encoding sulfatase, whose amino-acid sequence is MFADDAGYADFGFTGHPTIRTPHLDRLAAEGMVFTQFYSGAPVCTPSRYALLTGREPRRSGIDEAAVLFPKSRKGIHEREITVAELLREQGYATAIFGKWHLGVPNENNGYATNRLPLSHGFDEYFGLPYSNDMIGSNVPPIPLLEGPVVPGHERYKGYRVVEFKPDQKTIWKRYTEHAVDFVRRNSDRPFFLYLPFSMPHIPLHPGEDFVETSRRGKYGDVIEEIDWSVGQIVNEVRRLGISDRTLVIFTSDNGPWLPFKQDGGSAGMFRDGKGTTWEGGMHVPCVAWWPGVVPANRKNMVPASVLDLLPTAAELSGAALPSDRVIDGRSIVSLLRGSEEFPDRPIFYMDSGGKKLFAVRYGPWKLKVKMKSNATPAQFKGKEPLLFNIEIDPGEQWNLADKHPDIVQQLLKMIEFQDDSVEDEGTFWD
- a CDS encoding DUF5615 family PIN-like protein: MTFLFDENLPASLCRLLEDLYPGSVHAAQVGLGGATDRDVQQYAIDNGHVVATKDSDHAELALTLFQGAKVVWIRLGNCNVSGLHLLLRNSLASLEALSESDEVVLVIP
- a CDS encoding DUF433 domain-containing protein, yielding MEYRDHITIDPEVRAGKPCVKGTRITVFDVFDYLAGGMSVEELLREFSQLSEESVRACFAFAADRERKISHGAP
- a CDS encoding TlpA family protein disulfide reductase; the protein is MHKKYADKGLVIIGVHSDPDTDKGIESVINDGMKYPVAFDGGKLMKALNCDSFPDYVVIDKKGTVRVVDLANTEVETAIKMMLAEKA
- a CDS encoding SRPBCC domain-containing protein, whose amino-acid sequence is MSKVYDAWTKMDQMKKWMDDAGGKMSEGDTVTSGGKRKYEVLRLRKDKDLRFDFHDPEFSAVTRIDVMLEDKGKGKSGINVHHKRLQTREEADGSRKTWAEAMTRLKKLIEG